A genomic window from Triticum urartu cultivar G1812 chromosome 7, Tu2.1, whole genome shotgun sequence includes:
- the LOC125524929 gene encoding acid phosphatase 1-like, with the protein MAMATKLLLLLAAMALLVASSGAWEINIHMPTSVATVTAMDEAVEPLIHALRPMLGSGGQLGSRAGVACDSWRLGVEAHNVRDWKTVPTSCEGYVGHYMLGGHYRRDSKLVIDEAIFYVDSLKLAGNGKEVWVFDVDETTLSNLPYYATHGFGATPYNWTSFHEYAAQASAPALPETKRLYNKLLSVGIKPVILTGRREAQRTATITNLRRQGFSGSMAVLLKPAEFKGSAVTFKSGERQKLLDAGYVIVGNIGDQWSDILGTPEGARTFKLPDPMYYIG; encoded by the exons ATGGCAATGGCTACGAAGTTGCTGCTCCTGCTCGCCGCCATGGCTCTTCTTGTGGCCTCTAGCGGCGCATGGGAGATTAACATCCACATGCCGACGTCAGTTGCCACAGTCACCGCCATGGATGAGGCCGTGGAACCGCTGATCCACGCGCTGCGGCCAATGCTGGGCTCGGGCGGGCAGCTGGGGAGCCGTGCCGGCGTGGCATGCGACAGCTGGCGGCTGGGTGTGGAGGCGCACAACGTGCGTGACTGGAAGACGGTGCCTACCAGCTGCGAGGGCTATGTCGGGCACTACATGCTCGGCGGTCACTACCGCCGCGATTCCAAGCTCGTCATTGACGAGGCCATCTTCTACGTCGACAGCCTCAAGCTCGCCGGAAACGGCAAGGAGGTGTGGGTCTTCGACGTCGACGAGACCACACTCTCCAACCTCCCCTACTACGCCACTCACGGCTTCGG GGCTACGCCGTACAACTGGACGAGCTTCCATGAGTACGCGGCACAAGCCAGCGCACCTGCCCTGCCGGAGACGAAGCGGCTGTACAACAAGTTGCTCTCGGTCGGCATCAAGCCTGTGATCCTCACCGGCCGGAGAGAGGCCCAGAGGACCGCCACTATCACAAACCTCCGCCGGCAGGGGTTCTCTGGGTCGATGGCGGTGCTGCTGAAGCCAGCGGAGTTCAAGGGCTCCGCAGTGACCTTCAAGTCCGGTGAGAGACAGAAGCTGTTGGACGCCGGGTACGTCATCGTCGGCAACATCGGTGACCAGTGGAGCGACATCCTCGGCACGCCAGAGGGTGCCCGCACCTTTAAGCTGCCTGACCCCATGTACTACATCGGCTAG
- the LOC125522517 gene encoding UDP-glycosyltransferase 73C4-like, translating into MAPSTTTSSSRSSRSSKKLRVLLIPFFATSHIEPFTELAIRLAASRPNTAVEATVAVTLANVSIVQSLLERRRRDTHDAAAAVKIVTYPFPMVDGLPKGVENLGKAATPTDLARINLAALSETLMRPAQEAIIRAQSPDAIFTDLHFTWSTDIADKLGVPCVAFNVMGAFPMLAVRHLVMGDVAIDDDGAATVPHFPAPHIRIPRTELPDFLRRRDYGASNQVHSMQAGCFGLAINTFADLERHYCEIYVRQGYVKRAYFLGPLSLQHQPSQTTTASRYINWLDTKPNHSVVYLAFGSLAHVSDAQLDKLALGLEASGKSFMWVVRAAENWTPPEGWEKCVEDRGIIIRSWAPQTAILAHSAVGAFVTQCGWNSVLEAVVAGVPMLTWPKVYEQFITERLVTEVLRIGERMWPHGAGLRSENYRKHEVIPADDVARALIMFMHPGGSGDVARRRVKDLSSKSRATMAEGGSSHNDLHRMVDDLMAARGASSFSRL; encoded by the coding sequence ATGGCgccctccaccaccaccagcagcagccgcagcagcCGCAGCAGCAAGAAGCTGCGTGTCCTGCTCATACCCTTCTTCGCGACTAGCCACATTGAGCCTTTCACCGAGCTTGCCATTCGCCTCGCCGCGTCTAGGCCGAACACCGCCGTAGAAGCAACCGTCGCGGTCACGCTAGCGAACGTCTCGATCGTCCAGTCCTTGCTGGAGCGACGGCGACGAGACACTCATGATGCAGCAGCTGCTGTCAAGATAGTTACGTATCCGTTCCCTATGGTGGACGGCCTCCCGAAGGGCGTCGAGAACCTCGGAAAGGCGGCCACCCCGACCGATTTAGCTCGTATCAACCTCGCTGCCCTAAGCGAGACCCTGATGCGCCCCGCCCAGGAGGCGATCATCCGGGCGCAGTCCCCGGACGCGATCTTCACCGACCTGCACTTCACCTGGAGCACCGACATCGCTGACAAGTTGGGCGTGCCATGTGTCGCGTTCAATGTCATGGGTGCCTTCCCGATGCTGGCCGTGCGCCACCTCGTCATGGGCGACGTTGCCATCGATGACGATGGCGCCGCGACGGTCCCTCATTTTCCGGCCCCTCACATACGGATCCCGAGGACCGAGCTGCCGGACTTCTTGAGGCGGCGAGACTACGGCGCCAGCAACCAGGTTCATTCGATGCAGGCTGGCTGCTTCGGTCTCGCCATCAATACATTTGCGGACCTGGAGCGGCATTACTGCGAGATATATGTGCGCCAAGGGTACGTGAAGCGTGCATACTTTCTAGGTCCTCTCTCGCTGCAACACCAACCATCGCAGACCACCACGGCTTCACGGTACATTAATTGGCTTGACACAAAGCCGAACCATTCGGTGGTGTATTTGGCCTTCGGCAGCTTGGCCCACGTCTCGGATGCTCAGCTGGACAAGCTTGCTCTTGGCCTGGAGGCCTCAGGCAAGTCGTTCATGTGGGTGGTCAGGGCGGCGGAGAACTGGACTCCACCGGAAGGGTGGGAGAAGTGTGTCGAGGACCGGGGGATCATCATCAGATCCTGGGCTCCACAGACGGCAATACTAGCACACTCTGCAGTGGGTGCATTCGTGACGCAGTGTGGGTGGAACTCCGTCCTAGAGGCAGTGGTTGCGGGCGTGCCCATGCTCACATGGCCAAAGGTGTATGAGCAGTTCATCACCGAGAGGCTGGTGACGGAGGTACTGAGGATTGGGGAGCGTATGTGGCCGCATGGTGCCGGTTTACGGAGCGAGAACTACAGGAAACATGAGGTAATACCGGCAGACGATGTGGCGCGGGCATTGATCATGTTCATGCATCCTGGAGGATCGGGGGATGTAGCGAGGAGGAGGGTAAAGGACCTCTCCTCTAAGTCTCGTGCAACCATGGCAGAAGGAGGCTCCTCTCACAATGATTTGCACCGTATGGTTGATGATCTCATGGCAGCAAGAGGAGCTTCATCTTTCTCTCGTCTCTAA
- the LOC125522781 gene encoding cytochrome P450 709B2-like — translation MEVAWMAPAAVAAVLASWASSELVWRPRAITRELHAQDVGGPGYKFLAGNLGEIKQLRAASADAVLAIGSHDLVPIVQPHLHKWIPLHGRTFLYWFGARPTLCITDVNMVQQVLSDRNGLYPKNTVIPHIARLLGNGLVLTNGDEWKRHRKVVHPAFDMDKLKTMTSTMSDCTGSIMSEWKAKADKGGGEAEIELSSQFEELAADVISHTAFGGSYKEGKQVCLAQRDLQFLAFSAVYNIVQIPALGYLPTEKNLMIWKLDKEVRCMLANIIKSRLATNDIQGYGNDLLGLMLEACRQEEHGDNPLLSMDEIIDECKTFFFAGHDTSSQMLTWTMFLLSTHPEWLQKVREEVVIECGSAVPTADMLNKLKLLNMFLLETLRLYNPVSVIQRKAGSDLEIGGIRVPKGTVLTIPIAMIHRDKEVWGEDANEFKPLRFKNGVTRASKHPNAFLSFSSGPRSCIGKNFAMMEAKIVIVMIIQRFSFSLSPEYVHAPMDVITLRPKFGLPMVLKSLDMHRHD, via the exons ATGGAAGTGGCGTGGATGGCGCCCGCGGCTGTGGCGGCGGTGCTGGCCTCGTGGGCGTCGAGCGAGCTGGTGTGGAGGCCGCGCGCCATCACCAGAGAGCTCCATGCGCAGGACGTGGGCGGGCCGGGCTACAAGTTCTTGGCCGGGAACCTCGGCGAGATCAAGCAGCTCCGCGCCGCCAGCGCCGACGCCGTGTTGGCCATCGGCTCCCACGACTTGGTCCCCATTGTGCAGCCGCATTTGCACAAATGGATCCCCCTCCATG GACGCACGTTCCTCTACTGGTTCGGAGCGAGGCCAACCCTCTGCATCACCGACGTCAACATGGTACAGCAGGTGCTCTCCGACCGCAACGGGCTTTACCCAAAGAACACCGTGATCCCGCACATCGCTCGCCTGCTCGGCAATGGCCTCGTGCTCACCAACGGCGACGAATGGAAGCGCCACCGCAAGGTCGTCCACCCTGCCTTTGACATGGACAAGCTCAAG ACGATGACGTCGACCATGTCAGACTGTACTGGTTCGATCATGTCGGAGTGGAAAGCAAAGGCGGACAAGGGAGGAGGGGAGGCCGAGATTGAGCTGAGCAGCCAGTTTGAGGAGCTGGCCGCGGATGTCATCTCTCACACGGCCTTCGGAGGTAGCTACAAAGAGGGCAAACAAGTTTGTCTGGCACAGAGGGACCTCCAGTTTCTTGCCTTCTCCGCGGTTTACAACATCGTCCAAATCCCGGCACTGGG GTACCTCCCAACTGAAAAGAACCTCATGATATGGAAGCTCGACAAGGAGGTGAGGTGCATGCTCGCCAACATCATAAAAAGTCGGCTCGCAACCAATGACATCCAAGGCTACGGAAACGACCTGCTTGGGCTAATGTTGGAGGCGTGCAGGCAAGAGGAGCACGGTGACAATCCGCTTCTTAGCATGGATGAGATAATAGATGAGTGCAAGACATTCTTCTTCGCCGGGCATGACACTAGCTCACAAATGCTTACATGGACCATGTTCTTACTGAGCACACATCCAGAATGGCTGCAGAAGGTCAGGGAGGAAGTGGTGATAGAGTGTGGCAGTGCGGTTCCCACCGCCGACATGCTCAACAAACTGAAGTTGCTTAACATGTTCCTACTAGAAACTCTTAGGTTATACAATCCTGTATCAGTCATTCAACGGAAGGCAGGTTCAGATCTGGAGATCGGTGGCATTAGAGTGCCCAAAGGCACTGTCTTGACGATCCCCATCGCAATGATACATCGTGACAAGGAGGTCTGGGGAGAGGATGCCAATGAATTCAAGCCTCTTAGGTTCAAGAATGGAGTAACGAGGGCATCAAAGCATCCCAACGCATTCTTGTCTTTCTCTAGTGGACCAAGGTCATGCATCGGGAAGAACTTTGCAATGATGGAGGCAAAGATTGTGATCGTCATGATTATTCAGAGGTTCTCCTTCTCCCTATCCCCTGAGTACGTCCATGCCCCGATGGACGTGATCACGCTGCGGCCGAAGTTTGGTCTTCCCATGGTCCTCAAGAGCCTAGATATGCATAGACATGATTAA